The following are from one region of the Acidimicrobiia bacterium genome:
- a CDS encoding M3 family metallopeptidase, which translates to MGHDLSTATPTSIADAVDRAIAAAELLVEGACSAPSDVFADRVAPLDAAMGIVQDASGYGPFLANCHPDKGVRDAGNDARERLEKWASDLIFRSDINAAVHAVDPRSVTGNESRSLSWWLRDLRRAGHSLDADQREELQRLRSRLIELEVSFNRNIAEHTDHLDVARDDLEGLPAVFVESLSEGETPGSVRVTLDYPDYQPFMQQAANRSNRRVLQHKYLNQAVEPNRPILAEAIAIRSHMAELLGFPTWADHQMEIKMADTDAVNALYASITPGLTEKAREELAALARLLDADEPGAELSTWDWVYYDTQQARNDFGVDHNEVAQYFPLELVIDAMFDITGRVFGLIYEQVDDVRTWHDEVRTYRIIDGATSRSVAVFHLDLHPREGKYSHAACWSLQKGCRLSDGTYRMPSAAILANFTKPTADAPSLLRHDEAVTLFHEFGHALHECLTEVDMQRFAGFDTEWDFVEAPSQIMENWMWNAEILKRYARHHRTGTEIPDALIEGLVKLRDHNIALKTLRQIYYGTLDLAFHTSGPSPDMSVIDRQAHELTLLPFHEDTFFAAGFGHLLGGYDAGYYGYLWSMVYGDDMFSVFEQQGVLSTEVGARFRREILAAGSSRDAIEHLRAFLGREPNANAFMRKIGL; encoded by the coding sequence ATGGGTCACGACCTATCGACCGCGACGCCGACAAGCATCGCCGATGCCGTCGACCGTGCCATCGCCGCCGCAGAGCTGCTCGTCGAAGGGGCCTGTTCGGCACCGTCTGATGTCTTTGCAGACCGCGTGGCACCACTCGACGCCGCGATGGGCATCGTGCAAGACGCAAGCGGCTACGGGCCATTCCTCGCCAACTGCCATCCCGACAAGGGGGTGCGCGATGCGGGGAACGACGCGAGGGAACGCCTCGAGAAATGGGCTTCGGATCTCATCTTCAGGTCGGACATCAATGCCGCCGTACACGCCGTGGATCCCCGAAGCGTCACCGGGAACGAATCGCGATCGCTGTCGTGGTGGTTACGCGACCTCCGCCGTGCCGGCCACAGCCTCGACGCAGATCAGCGCGAGGAACTCCAGCGGCTCCGATCGCGACTCATCGAACTCGAGGTGTCGTTCAATCGCAACATCGCCGAACACACCGATCATCTCGATGTCGCACGGGATGATCTCGAAGGACTGCCAGCCGTGTTCGTGGAGTCGTTGTCGGAAGGCGAGACACCTGGCTCGGTGCGCGTCACCCTCGACTACCCCGACTATCAGCCGTTCATGCAACAGGCGGCGAACCGCTCCAACCGGCGTGTGCTTCAGCACAAATACTTGAATCAGGCGGTCGAGCCGAATCGACCCATCCTCGCCGAAGCCATAGCGATCAGGTCCCATATGGCCGAGCTTCTCGGGTTCCCGACATGGGCCGACCACCAGATGGAGATCAAGATGGCCGATACGGACGCGGTCAACGCGCTGTATGCAAGCATCACGCCGGGTCTCACGGAGAAGGCCCGCGAGGAACTCGCTGCCCTCGCGCGGCTGCTCGATGCCGACGAGCCCGGCGCCGAGCTGTCCACATGGGACTGGGTCTACTACGACACGCAGCAGGCCCGGAACGATTTCGGTGTCGACCACAACGAGGTGGCGCAGTACTTCCCGCTCGAGTTGGTCATCGACGCCATGTTCGACATCACCGGCCGGGTATTCGGCTTGATATACGAACAGGTCGACGATGTCCGAACCTGGCACGACGAGGTCCGCACCTACCGCATCATCGACGGCGCGACCAGTCGGTCGGTGGCCGTGTTTCATCTCGATCTGCATCCCCGCGAGGGCAAGTACTCGCATGCGGCGTGCTGGTCGCTCCAGAAGGGATGCCGTCTCAGCGACGGGACCTACCGCATGCCGAGCGCGGCGATCCTCGCGAACTTCACGAAGCCCACCGCGGATGCACCATCGTTGCTCCGCCACGATGAGGCCGTGACCCTGTTCCATGAATTCGGCCATGCCCTCCATGAGTGCCTCACCGAGGTGGACATGCAACGGTTCGCGGGTTTCGACACCGAGTGGGACTTCGTCGAAGCACCATCCCAGATCATGGAGAACTGGATGTGGAACGCCGAGATTCTCAAACGCTACGCACGCCATCACCGGACCGGGACCGAGATACCCGACGCATTGATCGAAGGATTGGTGAAGCTGCGCGATCACAACATCGCCCTCAAGACCCTCCGCCAGATCTACTACGGCACCCTCGATCTCGCCTTTCACACATCGGGACCGAGCCCCGACATGTCGGTCATCGATCGTCAAGCCCACGAGCTGACCCTGTTGCCGTTCCACGAGGACACCTTCTTCGCCGCGGGATTCGGCCACCTCCTCGGCGGCTACGACGCCGGCTACTACGGGTACCTGTGGTCGATGGTCTACGGAGACGACATGTTCTCCGTGTTCGAACAGCAAGGCGTCCTGTCAACGGAGGTGGGGGCTCGCTTCCGACGAGAAATCCTCGCTGCGGGTTCGTCACGAGACGCCATTGAACACCTGCGAGCATTCCTCGGCCGCGAACCGAACGCCAACGCGTTCATGCGCAAGATCGGGCTGTAA
- a CDS encoding PQQ-binding-like beta-propeller repeat protein: protein MRILSLLVVSFAVLASGCVAGVDNIVAAEPSITVTTLPPADTTSPSDPSGTTTPTEPAPTTTTTLPPRPPGVVTPDTVFEPWGSVVGLTMFRGNPTRTFYGTGPIPDTPPKQQWRFPDEPMSGLSPVGKEEKWWSGTGWTGQPLVHELEDGTTEVIFGAYDKKIHFVDAATGTRLRPDYDMGDIIKGTPTLDPDGYPLLYTGSRDPRFRILALDGDEVREVWSLHARSVEGMWNDDWDSNPVIVDDMLYQGGENSWWFAIKLNRGYADDGTVTVAPEVVFQMPAWTDELYDLLGRQQSVENSTAVFGQKAYYATSAGRVVGVDLSDIENGNADVFFDFWMGDDVDSTIVIDREGFIYVVAHADHEKRNNTAARRVREVGQLVKLDTSIPGDGLSNLDPIVWKVDLPAARGQDTGAWATPALHEDGLIFVAADSGDLLAVDTETGEVVWDDYVGANAWSSPLVVDDTLLIITNCLSEQRNLRAYDLENPRAPVEKWETTIATGGCIEATPAIWNGQIFVGSRDGFMYAFGS, encoded by the coding sequence ATGCGCATCCTCTCTCTTCTTGTTGTGTCGTTCGCGGTGCTCGCGTCAGGATGCGTGGCCGGTGTAGACAACATCGTGGCGGCCGAGCCGTCGATCACGGTCACCACCCTCCCACCGGCGGACACGACCTCCCCTTCGGATCCCTCGGGAACCACCACCCCCACCGAACCTGCACCAACGACCACGACGACCCTGCCGCCTCGTCCGCCGGGCGTGGTGACCCCCGACACGGTGTTCGAACCGTGGGGCTCGGTGGTCGGCCTGACGATGTTCAGGGGGAACCCGACCCGGACCTTCTACGGTACGGGCCCGATTCCCGATACGCCGCCGAAGCAGCAGTGGCGGTTCCCGGACGAACCCATGTCCGGGCTGTCGCCGGTCGGGAAGGAGGAGAAGTGGTGGTCGGGCACCGGCTGGACCGGACAGCCACTCGTCCACGAACTCGAGGATGGAACCACAGAAGTCATCTTCGGTGCATACGACAAGAAGATTCACTTCGTGGATGCCGCAACAGGGACGCGGCTCCGCCCCGATTACGACATGGGGGACATCATCAAAGGAACCCCCACACTGGACCCCGACGGCTATCCGCTCCTGTACACGGGATCGCGCGATCCCCGATTCCGCATCCTTGCCCTCGACGGCGACGAGGTGAGGGAAGTGTGGTCCCTCCATGCTCGATCCGTCGAGGGGATGTGGAACGACGACTGGGACTCAAATCCGGTCATTGTCGACGACATGCTGTACCAGGGGGGCGAGAACTCCTGGTGGTTCGCGATCAAGCTCAACCGCGGCTACGCCGACGACGGCACGGTGACCGTCGCCCCCGAGGTCGTCTTCCAGATGCCGGCTTGGACCGACGAACTGTACGACCTCCTCGGCCGCCAACAATCCGTCGAGAACTCCACCGCGGTGTTTGGCCAGAAGGCCTATTACGCCACAAGCGCAGGTCGCGTTGTGGGCGTGGACCTTTCTGACATCGAAAACGGCAATGCCGATGTCTTCTTCGACTTCTGGATGGGGGACGATGTCGATTCGACGATTGTGATCGACCGCGAAGGGTTCATCTATGTCGTGGCGCATGCAGACCACGAGAAGAGGAACAACACCGCCGCTCGACGCGTGCGAGAAGTTGGGCAGCTCGTCAAGCTGGATACCTCGATTCCCGGTGACGGGCTCTCGAACCTGGATCCGATCGTGTGGAAGGTCGACCTCCCCGCGGCGAGGGGCCAGGACACCGGAGCGTGGGCGACACCCGCCCTGCACGAGGACGGGTTGATCTTCGTCGCGGCCGACAGTGGTGATCTCCTTGCCGTCGACACCGAAACGGGCGAAGTCGTCTGGGATGACTATGTAGGAGCGAACGCCTGGTCGTCCCCACTGGTCGTCGACGACACTTTGCTCATCATCACGAACTGCCTGTCTGAACAGCGCAACCTTCGGGCCTATGACCTTGAGAACCCTCGCGCCCCCGTCGAGAAATGGGAGACCACCATCGCAACGGGGGGATGCATCGAAGCAACCCCCGCGATCTGGAATGGGCAGATATTCGTCGGTTCGCGCGACGGGTTCATGTACGCTTTCGGCTCGTGA
- a CDS encoding YihY/virulence factor BrkB family protein — MQGIVDGIVPFVKRWVRDWTVLSRRGDPLLMGAAIAFNSLFALVPLAIAFVAIVTLFERSKVFFEDLVEFLESTLPPDVAVFLGNILAQSLEIVSGKRSVILAVSILVALWSGSRAVYAIQKSLRLVQGTVDERGYVRIRATGIVVTVAGGVAVMAAYLVMLIGGGVWRTVSDWLGLPGIGITQALAIALALAWVYLLLWVIYRYGPPEPVSFAWLTAAIVTAVLGLGTMIAVNLLPNVSSQAVAVFGSVGLALLWLYYIGVVVVAAPIGILSFLSAWEDSSQR; from the coding sequence ATGCAAGGAATCGTGGACGGAATCGTCCCGTTCGTGAAACGGTGGGTTCGGGATTGGACGGTGCTTTCGCGCCGTGGAGACCCGTTGCTCATGGGCGCCGCCATTGCGTTCAACTCCTTGTTCGCTCTGGTGCCGCTCGCGATCGCGTTCGTGGCGATCGTGACCCTGTTCGAACGATCCAAGGTCTTCTTCGAGGACCTCGTCGAGTTCCTCGAAAGCACCCTTCCGCCCGATGTTGCCGTGTTCTTGGGCAACATCCTCGCCCAATCCCTCGAGATCGTCAGCGGCAAGCGGTCCGTGATCCTCGCGGTGTCGATTCTCGTTGCGTTGTGGTCGGGTTCGCGCGCCGTGTATGCGATCCAGAAGTCGCTTCGACTCGTCCAGGGAACCGTCGACGAGCGCGGGTATGTGAGGATCCGGGCGACCGGAATCGTCGTGACGGTTGCTGGCGGGGTCGCGGTGATGGCCGCATACCTCGTCATGCTCATCGGTGGGGGGGTGTGGCGCACCGTTTCGGACTGGCTCGGCTTGCCGGGCATCGGTATCACCCAGGCACTCGCGATCGCCCTTGCGCTCGCGTGGGTGTATCTCCTGCTGTGGGTGATCTACCGCTACGGGCCGCCGGAACCGGTGTCGTTCGCGTGGTTGACTGCGGCGATCGTCACAGCAGTCCTCGGCTTGGGAACAATGATCGCCGTGAACCTGCTTCCCAATGTCTCCTCACAGGCAGTTGCCGTGTTCGGATCGGTCGGCCTCGCCCTGCTGTGGCTCTACTACATCGGTGTCGTGGTCGTCGCTGCCCCCATCGGGATCCTCAGTTTTCTCTCCGCGTGGGAGGACTCAAGCCAGCGGTAG
- a CDS encoding ABC transporter ATP-binding protein: MASEPSRLAELTDGFRLLRSTLYRYRFVASVSISGAVLWMAAVVAIPYFVGEIVDVATTESDPSRIWPLIAALIVAGAIQAIGISVRRYFGFKLSYRAEADLRNRIFSHVQRLAFSFHDVTSTGELMARASSDLSQLRLILAMLPITLANLAMFLVVGVVLLIIDPVLGGVAALIIPALLYTSARFAIRVVGYSFDIQAGLSSLSHVVEESVTGIEVVKSYGQEAQQRHRLNATAMTIYRAAMALAKERAIHRPLFEIIPALGTVAVLAVGGIRVIDGAITLGEFVAFTQYLAVMVLPLMITGWFFANLPRSAAAATRIDALLAEDPEIEEPVRPVRLPVGPGEVVFDDVQFAYPDGTQVLTGMNLVIPGGSSVGVVGTTGSGKTTLGHLIPRFYDVGSGTITIDGVDVRRLDLDELRNEVAVVFQETFLFSASIADNIRVGDPMATDKQIRAAARLARAHEFICELPDGYDTVVGERGATLSGGQRQRVSLARGVVRDPRVLILDDATSSVDAVVESEIQAALRQVMAGRTTVIIAHRTSTLALVDNVAFIDDGKILAFGPHEELLRDVPRYGEVLAATAGGAFA; encoded by the coding sequence GTGGCTTCGGAACCCTCACGACTCGCTGAACTCACCGACGGATTCCGGTTGCTTCGGTCGACCCTGTACCGGTACCGGTTCGTCGCGTCGGTTTCGATCTCGGGAGCCGTCCTGTGGATGGCAGCCGTCGTCGCGATCCCGTACTTCGTCGGCGAGATCGTCGATGTGGCGACAACCGAGAGCGACCCGTCACGGATCTGGCCGCTGATCGCTGCGCTCATCGTTGCCGGCGCCATCCAGGCGATCGGCATCTCGGTCAGGCGATACTTCGGCTTCAAGCTCTCATACCGCGCCGAGGCGGATCTTCGTAACCGCATCTTCAGCCATGTGCAGCGCCTCGCATTCAGCTTCCACGATGTGACATCGACCGGCGAGCTGATGGCGCGGGCCAGCTCGGATCTGAGCCAGCTTCGCTTGATCCTCGCCATGTTGCCGATCACCCTCGCGAACCTCGCGATGTTCCTCGTCGTGGGCGTCGTCCTGCTCATCATCGATCCGGTTCTTGGTGGTGTGGCGGCGCTGATCATCCCGGCCCTCCTGTACACATCGGCGCGTTTCGCGATCCGTGTCGTTGGCTACTCGTTCGACATCCAGGCAGGGTTGTCGAGCCTCTCGCATGTGGTGGAGGAGTCCGTGACCGGCATCGAGGTCGTGAAGAGCTACGGCCAGGAAGCCCAGCAGCGTCATCGGCTCAACGCCACCGCGATGACGATCTATCGGGCTGCCATGGCTCTTGCAAAAGAGCGCGCGATCCATCGTCCGCTGTTCGAGATCATCCCAGCACTCGGAACCGTTGCGGTTCTCGCGGTTGGAGGGATCAGGGTGATCGACGGCGCCATCACGCTCGGTGAGTTCGTGGCGTTCACCCAGTACCTCGCGGTGATGGTCCTGCCGCTGATGATCACCGGGTGGTTCTTCGCCAACCTGCCGAGATCTGCGGCTGCCGCAACCCGCATCGATGCCCTCCTCGCCGAGGATCCCGAGATCGAAGAGCCGGTACGGCCCGTGCGTCTTCCGGTCGGCCCCGGAGAGGTCGTCTTCGACGATGTCCAGTTCGCCTATCCCGACGGTACCCAGGTGCTCACCGGGATGAATCTGGTGATCCCTGGGGGATCCTCCGTCGGTGTCGTCGGGACCACCGGGAGCGGCAAAACGACCCTCGGGCACCTGATCCCGCGCTTCTACGATGTTGGATCCGGCACGATCACCATCGACGGGGTCGATGTCCGACGGCTCGATCTCGATGAGTTGCGCAACGAGGTGGCGGTGGTCTTCCAGGAGACCTTCCTGTTCTCGGCATCGATCGCCGACAACATCCGCGTCGGTGATCCGATGGCGACCGACAAGCAGATCAGGGCCGCAGCCCGGCTCGCGCGGGCACACGAGTTCATCTGCGAACTCCCGGACGGGTATGACACGGTTGTCGGGGAGCGTGGCGCCACCCTCTCGGGAGGGCAGCGGCAGCGTGTGAGCCTTGCTCGGGGCGTCGTGCGTGACCCGCGGGTGCTGATCCTCGACGATGCCACATCGTCCGTTGACGCCGTCGTCGAGTCCGAGATCCAAGCGGCCCTCCGTCAGGTCATGGCTGGCCGCACGACGGTGATCATCGCCCACCGGACCTCCACGCTTGCGCTCGTCGACAATGTCGCGTTCATCGACGACGGAAAGATCCTCGCATTCGGTCCCCACGAGGAGCTGCTTCGCGATGTCCCGAGGTATGGCGAGGTGCTCGCCGCGACCGCCGGCGGTGCCTTCGCATGA
- a CDS encoding ABC transporter ATP-binding protein, protein MKYMAEAGNRGIERPGALIVRAARIAPDLLWPFAGALGIAIVATVVRLLGPLFVRGGIDAGIEAGDKAAVLFAAGLWVGTLVLQYFANGIAQWAISYVGERYLVRLRNVVFGRLLSLDMGFFSRTKSGVLVSRMTSDIESLQEFASDASVMALTNFLTVVGVAIALVLVDWQMAAAVFGVVIVLLIASVVFQRQARRAYDLIRERIGLVLSTLQEGITGVRVVQAFTQEGLQASEFGRVNERHFDANMAAARAIAWYFPLVAFLRVVAMGAALSIGAVRVIDGSMSVGTLVAFTLYLDWFFQPIINLSNVYNLLQSALAALAKLFTLVDETVVISDREGAYDLPEPIQGAIEVDEVDFEYLDGVPTLRGVSMSIAPGERIAIVGETGSGKSTIAKLMMRFYDPSAGHIAVDGHDLAHVTRDSRVGAMALIPQDGFLFAGTLRENLVYATPEATDEEVWRVLTTMGIDDWVTSLPDGLDTEVRERGARFSAGERQLVALARAFLADPEIIVLDEATSNLDPETEVKVDSALHALLEGRTSVVIAHRLRSAERADRVVLVADGEVIAKGTHDELARSSVEYKELVDVWKVGLA, encoded by the coding sequence ATGAAGTACATGGCCGAGGCAGGGAACCGCGGCATTGAGCGCCCCGGTGCGTTGATCGTGCGTGCGGCCCGTATCGCCCCCGATCTGCTGTGGCCTTTTGCCGGAGCGCTCGGCATCGCGATCGTCGCAACGGTTGTGCGTCTGCTGGGTCCCCTGTTCGTCCGCGGCGGCATCGATGCGGGCATCGAGGCTGGCGACAAGGCCGCCGTTCTATTCGCCGCGGGCCTGTGGGTGGGCACCCTTGTGCTCCAGTATTTCGCAAACGGGATCGCCCAATGGGCGATTTCGTATGTCGGTGAACGGTATCTCGTTCGACTCCGAAATGTGGTGTTTGGGCGGCTCCTGAGCCTCGACATGGGGTTCTTCTCACGAACCAAGAGTGGCGTTCTCGTTTCCCGCATGACATCGGACATCGAGTCCCTCCAGGAATTCGCATCCGACGCATCGGTGATGGCGCTCACCAACTTCCTCACGGTCGTCGGTGTGGCGATCGCGCTGGTTCTCGTCGACTGGCAGATGGCGGCTGCCGTGTTCGGAGTCGTGATCGTCCTGCTCATCGCCTCGGTCGTCTTCCAGCGTCAGGCTCGGCGTGCGTATGACCTCATCCGCGAGCGAATCGGCCTTGTGCTGTCAACCCTCCAAGAGGGCATCACCGGCGTGCGAGTCGTGCAGGCGTTCACCCAGGAGGGTCTCCAGGCATCGGAGTTCGGCCGGGTCAACGAGCGACACTTCGACGCGAACATGGCAGCGGCCCGCGCCATCGCGTGGTACTTCCCGCTTGTTGCCTTCTTACGCGTCGTCGCCATGGGTGCTGCTCTGTCCATCGGTGCGGTGCGGGTGATCGACGGGTCGATGTCGGTGGGTACCCTCGTCGCCTTCACGCTGTATCTCGACTGGTTCTTCCAGCCGATCATCAACCTGTCGAATGTCTACAACCTCCTCCAGTCGGCCCTTGCCGCGCTCGCGAAGCTGTTCACGCTTGTCGACGAGACCGTCGTGATCTCCGACCGCGAAGGCGCCTACGACCTTCCGGAGCCGATCCAAGGTGCGATCGAGGTCGATGAGGTCGACTTCGAGTACCTCGACGGAGTGCCGACGCTGCGGGGTGTCTCGATGTCGATTGCGCCGGGGGAGCGCATTGCCATCGTCGGTGAGACCGGATCCGGGAAGTCGACGATCGCGAAACTGATGATGCGGTTCTACGACCCGAGTGCCGGTCACATCGCCGTTGACGGTCACGACCTGGCACATGTCACAAGGGACTCACGAGTCGGGGCGATGGCGCTGATACCTCAAGATGGGTTCCTCTTTGCGGGGACGCTCAGGGAGAACCTCGTATACGCAACCCCTGAGGCGACCGACGAGGAGGTGTGGAGGGTTCTCACGACCATGGGCATCGACGACTGGGTCACCTCGCTTCCGGACGGACTCGACACGGAGGTCCGAGAGCGAGGCGCGCGTTTCTCCGCGGGGGAGCGCCAACTCGTCGCGCTCGCGAGGGCGTTCCTCGCCGATCCGGAGATCATCGTATTGGATGAGGCAACATCGAACCTCGATCCCGAGACGGAGGTCAAGGTCGACTCGGCCCTCCATGCACTCCTTGAGGGTCGAACCTCGGTCGTGATCGCCCACCGGCTCCGATCGGCAGAGCGTGCAGATCGCGTCGTGCTGGTCGCCGACGGGGAGGTCATCGCGAAGGGCACACACGACGAGCTCGCGCGGTCGTCGGTCGAGTACAAGGAGCTGGTGGATGTCTGGAAGGTCGGGCTCGCGTAG
- a CDS encoding pyridoxamine 5'-phosphate oxidase family protein, with product MPTDRSRVRRLPERGAYDLDTIEAIIDAAAICHVGFETDDGAIVIPTIHARVGKTLYLHGSPASRMLRAIPGQQVCVTITIVDGIVVARSAFHHSMNYRSVMIFGVPRVVDDPTERIIALEAVTEHVLPGRWAEARRPNDAENRATKLLAIDIGEASAKIRTGPPGDDAEDMDLDIWAGVIPLTVVPGTPVAAPDLKRGVAIPPSVERYGSART from the coding sequence GTGCCGACCGACCGTTCACGCGTCCGCCGCCTCCCGGAGCGGGGTGCCTATGACCTCGACACGATCGAGGCGATCATCGATGCGGCTGCGATCTGTCATGTCGGGTTCGAGACCGACGACGGAGCGATCGTGATCCCAACGATCCACGCAAGGGTCGGAAAAACGCTGTACCTGCACGGATCACCGGCGTCGCGGATGCTCAGGGCGATACCGGGTCAGCAGGTGTGTGTGACGATCACGATCGTCGACGGCATCGTGGTTGCCCGATCGGCGTTCCACCACTCGATGAACTACCGGTCCGTGATGATCTTCGGGGTGCCGAGAGTGGTGGACGACCCGACCGAGCGGATCATCGCCCTCGAAGCCGTGACCGAACATGTCCTGCCTGGCCGGTGGGCAGAAGCAAGGCGTCCCAACGACGCCGAGAACCGAGCGACGAAGCTGCTTGCAATCGACATCGGTGAGGCATCCGCCAAGATCCGGACGGGCCCCCCCGGTGACGACGCCGAGGACATGGACCTCGACATCTGGGCAGGGGTCATTCCGTTGACCGTGGTGCCAGGTACACCGGTTGCTGCCCCCGATCTCAAACGCGGCGTGGCGATCCCCCCGTCCGTTGAGCGTTACGGCTCAGCGCGCACCTGA
- a CDS encoding LLM class F420-dependent oxidoreductase translates to MHRVRVAVQLQPQHAEYAEIRRAVAAIEAMGVDVIYNWDHFFPLHGGIPDPNVGKHFECWTMLGAWAEATERISIGALVTCNSYRNPQLLADMARTVDVMSGGRLILGIGAGWFEKDYDEYGYEFGTARTRLRDLAGAMPLIKKRLAALDPPAVGPMPILIGGGGEKVTLRIVAEHADIWHSFGDVAIFSHKTGVLDGHCEAIGRDPSEIRRSIGVGPTKIRTADALHAAGATEFTVGLTGPVYDLAPLSEWLAWRDDINTATSSGAR, encoded by the coding sequence ATGCACCGTGTTCGCGTCGCCGTTCAGCTCCAACCGCAGCACGCCGAGTACGCCGAGATCCGCCGCGCCGTTGCGGCAATCGAAGCCATGGGTGTGGATGTGATCTACAACTGGGACCACTTCTTCCCGCTCCACGGGGGTATCCCTGACCCGAATGTCGGAAAGCACTTCGAGTGCTGGACGATGCTCGGAGCGTGGGCAGAGGCGACCGAGCGGATCAGCATCGGCGCGCTCGTGACCTGCAACTCCTACCGGAATCCCCAGCTGCTCGCCGACATGGCCCGGACGGTCGATGTCATGTCGGGTGGTCGGCTGATCCTCGGGATCGGCGCTGGATGGTTCGAGAAGGACTACGACGAGTACGGGTACGAATTCGGCACCGCAAGGACCCGGCTCCGTGACCTTGCCGGGGCAATGCCGCTCATCAAGAAGCGCCTGGCCGCGCTCGATCCGCCAGCCGTCGGGCCGATGCCCATCCTCATCGGAGGCGGTGGCGAGAAGGTCACGCTCCGCATCGTTGCCGAGCACGCAGACATCTGGCACAGCTTCGGTGATGTTGCGATCTTCAGCCACAAGACCGGCGTGCTCGACGGCCACTGCGAGGCCATTGGAAGGGATCCATCCGAGATCCGCCGATCGATCGGGGTTGGCCCGACCAAGATCAGGACCGCCGACGCCCTCCACGCCGCGGGCGCAACCGAATTCACCGTAGGGTTGACCGGGCCGGTCTACGACCTTGCGCCCTTGTCGGAGTGGCTCGCATGGCGAGATGACATCAACACGGCGACCAGTTCAGGTGCGCGCTGA